From a region of the Gossypium raimondii isolate GPD5lz chromosome 10, ASM2569854v1, whole genome shotgun sequence genome:
- the LOC105778272 gene encoding pentatricopeptide repeat-containing protein At1g12300, mitochondrial isoform X1 has protein sequence MGKLNPSLLFTSIVNGGKNLSYFRSPFSRYFSTSATHVSAFSKNSISVRGKRKKYDGLHNVDDALNMFYRMIDKYPMPSTVEFNRLLVAIVRTKHYAVVVSMYSRLQLLGVSHDVYSFNILINCFCQLGYIDFGFSVLGKMLKLGVEPDVITLSTLLNGLCKQSKISQALSLFDDMIGKGYQPNLIAYNTILNGLFKTGNMKSAVRFLRMMEKRGFEPDIVAYNTVIDYLCKCGLQNEALDLFSQMKVKGITPNMVSYSCLIHAMCNSGLQKEATRLLNEMVDKNISLDIFMYNMLIDAHCKEGTISEAVDTIDTMRKQGIEPNVVTYSILVDAHCKEGMIPEAKDIFETMIKQGIEPNVVTYSILVDALCKEGMVSEAEDIVDTMRNQGIEPDVVTYNALINGYCLRNKMDKVRSVFQLMIKKGCVPDICSFNIMINGYCKAKRLGKAMELFHKMAQKGPIPDTITYSTLMQGMCRLGRISAAYELLEKMLASGQVPNLMTCSILLDGLCKRGKLKEALNFFQAMRNSGLKLDIVSYNILIGGLCKIGYIEVAKEVFRELSVNGLKPDVYSYAIMINGFCRKGLLDEAYQLFRSMGDNDCLPNSCCYNVMIQGFIQNNYTSKATQLLTEMVDKGFSADLCSATLFLDLILRYGKSILI, from the coding sequence ATGGGTAAGCTTAATCCTTCTTTACTTTTTACTTCTATTGTTAATGGTGGAAAGAATCTTTCTTATTTCCGCTCTCCCTTTTCTCGTTATTTTAGCACCTCTGCTACCCACGTCAGTGCGTTTAGTAAGAATTCCATTTCTGTAAGGGGGAAGAGAAAGAAGTATGATGGCCTCCATAATGTTGATGATGCTTTGAATATGTTTTATAGGATGATTGACAAGTACCCAATGCCTTCAACTGTGGAATTCAATAGATTATTAGTAGCCATTGTTAGAACGAAACATTATGCCGTTGTTGTTTCTATGTATAGCCGATTACAATTACTAGGGGTTTCTCATGATGTTTATTCTTTCAACATCTTGATTAATTGCTTTTGTCAATTAGGTTatattgattttgggttttctgTTTTGGGTAAAATGTTGAAGCTAGGTGTTGAACCTGATGTTATAACTTTGTCCACTTTGCTTAATGGACTTTGTAAGCAAAGTAAGATTTCTCAGGCTTTGAGTTtgtttgatgatatgattggAAAAGGGTATCAACCTAATTTAATTGCTTACAATACAATACTTAATGGGTTGTTTAAGACAGGGAATATGAAAAGTGCTGTTAGGTTTCTGAGGATGATGGAAAAAAGAGGTTTCGAACCCGATATTGTAGCATATAACACTGTCATTGACTATCTTTGCAAGTGTGGGTTACAAAATGAGGCTCTAGATCTCTTCTCCCAAATGAAGGTTAAGGGCATTACACCAAATATGGTTAGTTATAGTTGCTTAATTCATGCTATGTGTAATTCAGGCTTGCAAAAGGAGGCAACAAGGCTTTTGAATGAAATGGtggataaaaatatttcacttgaTATTTTCATGTATAATATGTTGATTGATGCACATTGCAAGGAGGGGACAATTTCTGAAGCTGTAGATACCATTGACACAATGAGAAAGCAAGGCATTGAGCCTAATGTTGTTACGTATAGTATATTGGTTGATGCACATTGTAAGGAAGGGATGATTCCTGAAGCTAAAGATATTTTTGAGACAATGATAAAGCAAGGCATTGAGCCTAATGTTGTCACGTATAGTATATTGGTCGATGCACTTTGTAAGGAGGGGATGGTTTCTGAAGCTGAAGATATTGTTGACACAATGAGAAATCAAGGCATTGAGCCTGATGTTGTTACCTATAATGCATTGATAAACGGCTATTGCTTGCGAAATAAAATGGATAAAGTTAGAAGTGTATTTCAGTTGATGATTAAGAAGGGTTGTGTTCCTGATATATGTAGTTTCAACATCATGATCAACGGATATTGTAAAGCTAAAAGGTTGGGCAAAGCAATGGAACTCTTTCACAAAATGGCTCAAAAAGGACCAATCCCTGATACCATCACCTACAGCACTCTTATGCAAGGAATGTGTCGATTAGGGAGAATTTCAGCTGCATATGAACTTTTGGAAAAGATGCTTGCTTCTGGGCAAGTTCCAAATCTAATGACCTGTTCAATTTTGCTGGATGGTTTATGCAAAAGAGGCAAACTCAAAGAagcattgaatttttttcaagcaATGCGGAACAGTGGGCTGAAACTTGATATTGTCTCTTATAATATCCTTATTGGTGGCTTGTGCAAAATTGGGTATATCGAAGTTGCGAAGGAAGTATTTCGTGAACTTTCAGTCAATGGTTTAAAACCTGATGTTTACTCATATGCTATAATGATTAATGGTTTTTGTAGAAAGGGATTGTTGGATGAAGCATACCAATTGTTTAGGAGTATGGGAGATAATGATTGCTTGCCTAATAGTTGCTGTTATAATGTAATGATCCAAGGGTTCATCCAAAACAACTATACCTCAAAGGCAACACAACTTCTTACGGAAATGGTCGATAAGGGCTTTTCTGCAGATTTATGCTCTGCCACCTTATTTTTGGATCTCATCTTACGATATGGTAAATCAATCTTGATCTAA
- the LOC105778272 gene encoding pentatricopeptide repeat-containing protein At1g12300, mitochondrial isoform X2 translates to MFYRMIDKYPMPSTVEFNRLLVAIVRTKHYAVVVSMYSRLQLLGVSHDVYSFNILINCFCQLGYIDFGFSVLGKMLKLGVEPDVITLSTLLNGLCKQSKISQALSLFDDMIGKGYQPNLIAYNTILNGLFKTGNMKSAVRFLRMMEKRGFEPDIVAYNTVIDYLCKCGLQNEALDLFSQMKVKGITPNMVSYSCLIHAMCNSGLQKEATRLLNEMVDKNISLDIFMYNMLIDAHCKEGTISEAVDTIDTMRKQGIEPNVVTYSILVDAHCKEGMIPEAKDIFETMIKQGIEPNVVTYSILVDALCKEGMVSEAEDIVDTMRNQGIEPDVVTYNALINGYCLRNKMDKVRSVFQLMIKKGCVPDICSFNIMINGYCKAKRLGKAMELFHKMAQKGPIPDTITYSTLMQGMCRLGRISAAYELLEKMLASGQVPNLMTCSILLDGLCKRGKLKEALNFFQAMRNSGLKLDIVSYNILIGGLCKIGYIEVAKEVFRELSVNGLKPDVYSYAIMINGFCRKGLLDEAYQLFRSMGDNDCLPNSCCYNVMIQGFIQNNYTSKATQLLTEMVDKGFSADLCSATLFLDLILRYGKSILI, encoded by the coding sequence ATGTTTTATAGGATGATTGACAAGTACCCAATGCCTTCAACTGTGGAATTCAATAGATTATTAGTAGCCATTGTTAGAACGAAACATTATGCCGTTGTTGTTTCTATGTATAGCCGATTACAATTACTAGGGGTTTCTCATGATGTTTATTCTTTCAACATCTTGATTAATTGCTTTTGTCAATTAGGTTatattgattttgggttttctgTTTTGGGTAAAATGTTGAAGCTAGGTGTTGAACCTGATGTTATAACTTTGTCCACTTTGCTTAATGGACTTTGTAAGCAAAGTAAGATTTCTCAGGCTTTGAGTTtgtttgatgatatgattggAAAAGGGTATCAACCTAATTTAATTGCTTACAATACAATACTTAATGGGTTGTTTAAGACAGGGAATATGAAAAGTGCTGTTAGGTTTCTGAGGATGATGGAAAAAAGAGGTTTCGAACCCGATATTGTAGCATATAACACTGTCATTGACTATCTTTGCAAGTGTGGGTTACAAAATGAGGCTCTAGATCTCTTCTCCCAAATGAAGGTTAAGGGCATTACACCAAATATGGTTAGTTATAGTTGCTTAATTCATGCTATGTGTAATTCAGGCTTGCAAAAGGAGGCAACAAGGCTTTTGAATGAAATGGtggataaaaatatttcacttgaTATTTTCATGTATAATATGTTGATTGATGCACATTGCAAGGAGGGGACAATTTCTGAAGCTGTAGATACCATTGACACAATGAGAAAGCAAGGCATTGAGCCTAATGTTGTTACGTATAGTATATTGGTTGATGCACATTGTAAGGAAGGGATGATTCCTGAAGCTAAAGATATTTTTGAGACAATGATAAAGCAAGGCATTGAGCCTAATGTTGTCACGTATAGTATATTGGTCGATGCACTTTGTAAGGAGGGGATGGTTTCTGAAGCTGAAGATATTGTTGACACAATGAGAAATCAAGGCATTGAGCCTGATGTTGTTACCTATAATGCATTGATAAACGGCTATTGCTTGCGAAATAAAATGGATAAAGTTAGAAGTGTATTTCAGTTGATGATTAAGAAGGGTTGTGTTCCTGATATATGTAGTTTCAACATCATGATCAACGGATATTGTAAAGCTAAAAGGTTGGGCAAAGCAATGGAACTCTTTCACAAAATGGCTCAAAAAGGACCAATCCCTGATACCATCACCTACAGCACTCTTATGCAAGGAATGTGTCGATTAGGGAGAATTTCAGCTGCATATGAACTTTTGGAAAAGATGCTTGCTTCTGGGCAAGTTCCAAATCTAATGACCTGTTCAATTTTGCTGGATGGTTTATGCAAAAGAGGCAAACTCAAAGAagcattgaatttttttcaagcaATGCGGAACAGTGGGCTGAAACTTGATATTGTCTCTTATAATATCCTTATTGGTGGCTTGTGCAAAATTGGGTATATCGAAGTTGCGAAGGAAGTATTTCGTGAACTTTCAGTCAATGGTTTAAAACCTGATGTTTACTCATATGCTATAATGATTAATGGTTTTTGTAGAAAGGGATTGTTGGATGAAGCATACCAATTGTTTAGGAGTATGGGAGATAATGATTGCTTGCCTAATAGTTGCTGTTATAATGTAATGATCCAAGGGTTCATCCAAAACAACTATACCTCAAAGGCAACACAACTTCTTACGGAAATGGTCGATAAGGGCTTTTCTGCAGATTTATGCTCTGCCACCTTATTTTTGGATCTCATCTTACGATATGGTAAATCAATCTTGATCTAA